A region from the Corticium candelabrum chromosome 14, ooCorCand1.1, whole genome shotgun sequence genome encodes:
- the LOC134189782 gene encoding uncharacterized protein LOC134189782 produces the protein MRIQQFLFRSVLLALCSQLAPAEELSLKSSWLVSNPRKEINQPMGMTFMTCTWISSSQSFANCKSSDVSYGGVTNFDVDNKFFFFDDYFLAIPYKTPFPEPPYCRITQHFLTRNTRVTNMGGFSAETSLALMRSENNQGVKWSVTNSAYNVRVSVYCFAAMPAHGYLLEDKSTNVGVSLPSAWLFIEPVADSTAALGISFVQLARWDNIAGTVTIDDELPSTYGSVANMRLFLAKIEIINGHEMLYIPFTTTYGKPPLCMAQSYDYAGYMPTMPSANGVFLTRYYDSIYYDWSGGNDRITVFCIGAMQYQDLSANSSQYSKTASIPYVGLPSHWTVVNWDYDGNLPMGASLLACTWGTTNKKSIDCDSKQSYGGVANMDLQKAELEESGDILKVPFVKSYAKLPHCFIGENQLEDQFVVPHLIVSMTTDSVSIHGVLGRSYVPWNWSNSTIGSSFTVLCFGVMSWNS, from the coding sequence AGCCAACTTGCTCCAGCAGAAGAACTGTCACTGAAGTCGTCTTGGCTTGTATCAAATCCACGCAAAGAGATCAATCAACCCATGGGAATGACTTTTATGACTTGCACCTGGATATCAAGCAGTCAATCATTTGCCAACTGCAAGAGTAGCGATGTGAGCTACGGAGGCGTTACCAACTTTGACGTCGACAACAAATTTTTCTTCTTCGATGACTACTTTTTGGCAATTCCGTATAAGACGCCATTTCCAGAACCACCGTACTGTAGAATAACTCAACACTTTCTTACAAGGAATACACGCGTGACGAACATGGGAGGATTTTCAGCTGAGACTAGTCTGGCGCTAATGCGGTCCGAGAATAACCAAGGTGTAAAGTGGAGTGTCACGAATAGCGCCTACAATGTCAGGGTTAGCGTTTATTGTTTTGCTGCCATGCCTGCTCACGGATATCTATTGGAAGACAAATCGACTAATGTGGGAGTATCACTGCCATCTGCTTGGCTCTTCATAGAGCCAGTTGCGGATTCAACTGCGGCTCTGGGTATCAGTTTCGTACAATTGGCTAGATGGGATAATATCGCGGGTACTGTTACAATCGATGATGAGTTACCAAGTACGTATGGATCTGTAGCAAATATGAGACTATTTCTTGCTAAGATAGAGATCATAAACGGTCATGAAATGTTGTATATACCGTTTACGACTACCTACGGGAAACCGCCTTTATGCATGGCTCAGTCGTATGACTATGCGGGTTATATGCCAACTATGCCATCTGCAAACGGAGTTTTTCTTACAAGATACTACGATTCGATCTATTATGATTGGTCTGGAGGCAACGACAGAATTACAGTATTTTGCATTGGAGCCATGCAGTACCAAGACTTGAGTGCAAATTCCAGTCAATATTCAAAAACAGCTTCAATACCATACGTTGGTCTACCATCACACTGGACAGTGGTCAACTGGGATTATGACGGCAATCTGCCAATGGGTGCATCGCTCTTGGCCTGTACTTGGGGCACGACGAATAAAAAGTCGATCGACTGTGACTCGAAGCAAAGCTATGGAGGAGTGGCCAACATGGACTTGCAAAAGGCAGAGCTCGAAGAAAGCGGAGATATTCTCAAAGTCCCGTTCGTTAAGTCATACGCAAAATTGCCTCACTGTTTTATTGGAGAAAACCAACTGGAAGACCAGTTTGTAGTGCCGCATTTGATTGTTTCCATGACAACCGATTCGGTTTCAATCCATGGTGTTTTGGGAAGATCTTATGTTCCATGGAATTGGAGCAATTCCACCATTGGCTCGAGTTTTACAGTGTTGTGCTTCGGTGTAATGTCTTGGAACAGCTAA